In Nicotiana tabacum cultivar K326 chromosome 11, ASM71507v2, whole genome shotgun sequence, a single window of DNA contains:
- the LOC107769444 gene encoding uncharacterized protein LOC107769444: MAGISIHYLPFNSKFTLPIPRPSISRSIKASVSSQPRKTRRRKQTQQQQHQLKTAEDDGSMASGTEKVLRLVFMEELMERARNADSKGVSQVIYDMIAAGLSPGPRSFHGFVVSHVLNRDNDGAMHALRRELSEGLRPLHETFLALVRLFGAKGLATRGLEILAAMEKLKYDIRQAWLVLVEELVRSNHLEDANKVFLKGAEGGLRATDEIYDLLIEQDCKVGDHSNALTIAYEMEAAGRMATTFHFNCLLSVQATCGIPEIAFATFENMEYGEDHMKPDTETYNWVIQAYTRAESYDRVQDVAELLGMMVEDHKRVQPNVRTYALLVECFTKYCVVREAIRHFRGLKNFEGGTQVLYNDGKYGDPLSLYLRALCREGRIVELLEALEAMAKDNQPIPPRAMILSRKYRTLVSSWIEPLQEEAELGYEIDYIARYVAEGGLTGDRKRWVPRRGKTPLDPDAEGFIYSNPRETSFKQRCLEEWRLHHRKLLKTLHNEGPSILGKISESDYIRLVERLRKIIKGPEQNALKPKAASKMIVSELKEELEAQGLPTDGTRNVLYQRVQKARRINRSRGRPLWVPPVEEEEEEVDEELDELISRIKLHEGNTEFWKRRFLGEGLNENHVQQSEIIDLEPTDVVDDTDDAVDDISKEAEDDEAEDDEAQDEEEEVEQAESQPEVGDRKDKEVEAAKPLQMIGVQLLKDSDQTASSSRKSRRRLSRVAAVDDDDDDWFPLDIQEAFVEMRKRNIFDVSDMYTITDAWGWTWEKEIKNKAPQRWSQEWEVELGIKVMTKVIELGGTPTIGDCAVILRAAVRAPMPSAFLNILQTTHSLGYVFGSPLYDEIITLCLDLGELDAAIAIVADLETSGIKVPDETLDRVISARQSSDTPVNGSQ, translated from the exons ATGGCTGGCATTTCCATACACTACTTACCTTTCAATTCTAAATTCACTCTCCCAATTCCCCGTCCATCAATTTCTCGCTCAATTAAGGCGTCGGTATCGTCGCAACCGCGGAAAACCAGAAGAAGAAAACAGACACAGCAGCAGCAACATCAGTTGAAGACGGCGGAAGATGACGGTTCTATGGCATCCGGAACTGAAAAAGTGTTGCGGCTTGTTTTTATGGAGGAATTGATGGAACGCGCTCGAAATGCGGATTCTAAAGGTGTATCTCAAGTGATTTATGATATGATTGCTGCTGGTCTCTCCCCTGGACCTCGTTCTTTCCATGGATTCGTTGTTTCTCATGTCCTTAACCGCGACAATGATGGCGCT ATGCATGCTCTTAGAAGGGAGTTGAGTGAAGGTCTTCGGCCTCTACATGAAACATTTTTGgcattggttcgtttgtttggtGCCAAGGGTCTTGCTACGAGAGGCTTAGAAATTCTTGCAGCAATGGAGAAACTGAAATATGACATTCGCCAAGCTTGGCTGgttcttgttg AGGAGCTTGTACGGAGTAATCATCTAGAAGATGCCAACAAAGTGTTTCTCAAGGGTGCTGAGGGTGGACTCAGAGCAACTGATGAGATCTATGATCTCCTAATAGAACAAGATTGTAAAGTAGGAGATCACTCAAATGCCTTAACTATTGCCTATGAAATGGAggctgctggcagaatggccactACCTTCCATTTCAATTGTCTTTTGAGCGTACAG GCTACCTGTGGGATACCTGAAATTGCTTTTGCGACATTTGAGAACATGGAATACGGTGAAG ATCATATGAAACCTGATACCGAGACATATAATTGGGTTATCCAAGCATATACAAGGGCTGAGTCCTATGATAG AGTGCAGGATGTTGCTGAGCTACTGGGGATGATGGTTGAGGACCATAAACGTGTGCAACCTAACGTGAGAACCTATGC TTTGTTGGTTGAATGCTTTACCAAGTATTGTGTGGTACGTGAAGCTATCAGACATTTCCGTGGTCTAAAGAACTTTGAAGGTGGAACACAAGTGCTTTATAATGATGGGAAGTACGGGGACCCACTTTCATTGTATCTTCGTGCTCTATGTAGGGAAG GGAGGATTGTTGAGTTGTTAGAAGCACTTGAAGCTATGGCTAAAGATAACCAGCCAATCCCACCAAGAGCAATGATCCTGAGCAGAAAATATCGTACATTAGTAAGCTCATGGATTGAACCTTTGCAGGAAGAAGCTGAACTTGGATATGAGATTGATTACATAGCCAG GTATGTTGCTGAAGGTGGACTTACAGGTGACCGCAAACGATGGGTCCCAAGAAGGGGAAAAACTCCTTTAGATCCTGATGCCGAAGGATTTATATATTCCAATCCTAGGGAAACCTCTTTTAAACAAAGATGTCTCGAAGAGTGGAGGTTGCACCACAGGAAGCTTTTGAAAACCTTACACAATGAAGGACCTTCAATTCTGGGAAAGATTTCCGAGTCTGACTACATACGTCTTGTGGAGAGACTGAGGAAAATCATCAAAGGACCTGAACAGAATGCCTTGAAACCAAAAGCTGCTAGTAAAATGATTGTATCTGAATTAAAGGAAGAACTAGAAGCACAAGGTCTGCCAACAGATGGAACCAGAAATGTGCTCTACCAACGAGTGCAGAAAGCGAGGAGAATAAATCGTTCTAGAGGCAGGCCACTTTGGGTTCCTCCAgttgaggaggaagaagaagag GTTGATGAAGAGCTGGATGAGTTGATCTCACGTATAAAGTTGCACGAAGGAAATACAGAATTCTGGAAACGTCGCTTTCTTGGGGAGGGCTTAAATGAAAATCATGTCCAGCAGTCCGAAATAATAGACTTAGAACCTACTGATGTGGTAGATGATACTGATGATGCTGTCGATGATATTTCAAAAGAGGCTGAAGATGACGAGGCAGAAGACGATGAGGCACAAGATGAGGAGGAAGAAGTGGAGCAAGCTGAAAGCCAACCGGAAGTAGGTGACAGGAAGGACAAGGAAGTTGAAGCTGCAAAACCTCTTCAAATGATTGGTGTTCAATTGCTAAAAGATTCTGATCAAACAGCTAGCTCTTCAAGAAAATCCAGGAGAAGGCTTTCTCGAGTAGCTGCAGTG gatgatgacgatgatgactGGTTTCCACTGGACATTCAAGAAGCATTTGTGGAGATGAGGAAACGGAACATATTTGACGTATCAGATATGTATACAATCACTGATGCTTGGGGTTGGACAtgggaaaaagaaataaaaaataaagctcCTCAAAGATGGTCACAGGAGTGGGAAGTTGAATTGGGGATCAAAGTGATGACAAAA GTAATAGAATTGGGCGGGACACCAACAATTGGGGATTGCGCTGTGATATTGCGGGCTGCAGTACGAGCTCCTATGCCTTCTGCTTTCTTGAATATTTTGCAGACAACACATAGTCTTGGTTATGTATTTGGAAG CCCTTTGTATGATGAAATTATCACATTATGCCTTGATCTTGGGGAGCTTGATGCTGCAATTGCCATAGTGGCAGATTTAGAGACTAGCGGAATCAAGGTCCCGGATGAAACTCTTGATAGAGTAATTTCTGCCAGGCAGAGTAGTGATACTCCTGTTAACGGTTCGCAATAG